The following proteins come from a genomic window of Miscanthus floridulus cultivar M001 chromosome 2, ASM1932011v1, whole genome shotgun sequence:
- the LOC136540868 gene encoding uncharacterized protein, whose translation MASGGLKPKLAYIIMYVRDVEKAASFYDAAFGYTVRRLDQSRKWAELESGATTIAFTPLRQRETDARSGEVQLPDSSAAERGSLEVCFDYEDVDAAYSRAVENGAVAVSAPEDKPWGQKSGFVRDMDGNVVRIASYVRE comes from the exons ATGGCCTCCGGTGGCctgaagcccaagttggcctaCATCATCATGTACGTGAGGGACGTGGAGAAGGCCGCATCCTTCTACGACGCCGCCTTCGGCTACACCGTCCGCCGCCTCGACCAGTCCCGCAA GTGGGCGGAGCTGGAGAGCGGGGCGACGACCATCGCGTTCACGCCGCTGCGCCAGCGGGAGACGGACGCGCGCTCGGGGGAGGTACAGCTGCCGGACTCGTCGGCCGCCGAGCGGGGCTCCCTGGAGGTCTGCTTCGACTACGAGGACGTCGACGCGGCGTACAGTCGCGCCGTCGAGAACGGGGCGGTGGCCGTGAGCGCGCCGGAGGACAAGCCCTGGGGCCAGAAGTCCGGGTTCGTGCGGGACATGGACGGCAACGTCGTGCGCATCGCGAGCTACGTGCGAGAGTAA